A genomic window from Candidatus Methylacidiphilum fumarolicum includes:
- a CDS encoding DNA glycosylase — MDQIINDWPFIGTISSDCLNLDATLGCGQTFSWKRLDNGGWIGQAGSIPYAIFPASDKLYIYSPSGSLDGFQEYFQTTFDLEKVFNSFPSDDYILQQARLFSQKLRILKQDPWETILSFLCSSAKPIIQIRKVTQLLRRFYGKEVWPGFFSFPSPEDIFDKGPSLLEQCKLGFRSDYVWKVASILAKENKKFLSMLAIASTDTIRQTLLELPGIGRKIADCVLLFGYARIEVFPIDRWMERVLQTFYFHLLEKRKASKKELLSFSSSYFGHFAGYAQQYLFYWSRSVFWKKGGLWEYQ; from the coding sequence ATGGATCAAATCATCAATGATTGGCCCTTTATTGGGACGATATCCAGTGATTGTCTGAACCTAGATGCCACTTTAGGCTGTGGACAGACATTCTCTTGGAAAAGATTGGATAATGGTGGATGGATCGGACAAGCTGGGTCAATTCCTTATGCGATTTTTCCAGCAAGCGATAAATTATACATTTATAGTCCTTCAGGATCATTGGATGGATTCCAAGAATATTTTCAAACTACCTTCGATCTTGAAAAAGTTTTTAATAGTTTTCCTTCTGATGATTATATCTTACAACAAGCAAGGCTTTTTTCTCAAAAACTGAGGATTTTAAAACAGGATCCTTGGGAAACCATCCTTAGCTTTCTTTGTTCGTCAGCCAAGCCTATTATTCAAATTCGTAAAGTCACCCAATTGTTAAGGCGATTTTATGGAAAAGAGGTGTGGCCGGGCTTTTTTTCTTTTCCTTCTCCTGAAGATATCTTCGACAAAGGGCCTTCTCTTTTAGAACAGTGTAAACTTGGATTTCGATCTGACTATGTATGGAAAGTGGCTTCCATTTTAGCAAAAGAGAATAAAAAATTTTTATCAATGCTAGCAATTGCCTCAACAGACACCATTCGACAAACCCTTTTGGAACTACCAGGAATTGGGAGGAAAATAGCTGATTGTGTTCTGCTTTTTGGATATGCTAGAATAGAAGTCTTTCCTATAGATAGATGGATGGAAAGGGTATTGCAAACCTTTTATTTCCATCTTCTTGAAAAAAGAAAAGCATCGAAAAAGGAACTTCTGAGCTTTTCTTCTAGCTATTTTGGTCATTTTGCAGGATACGCCCAACAATATCTTTTTTATTGGTCCCGCTCTGTTTTCTGGAAAAAAGGGGGGCTTTGGGAATATCAATAA